In Nicotiana tabacum cultivar K326 chromosome 2, ASM71507v2, whole genome shotgun sequence, the following proteins share a genomic window:
- the LOC107759572 gene encoding uncharacterized protein LOC107759572 gives MGAFVKLLDFLLFTYFLFIAIVAPFFDGQAALPKHMFPPVFVDLKTWYTQEYGDYLVSEKPHFFVGLIWLELLFAWPLSVITLSGIAAGKSWVNTTCLVYGVSTLTSMVAILSEMVGSQRASDKLLMLYYPFLGFAVLAILRGLIPHSGKTVSIGKRSAISRKKRA, from the exons ATGGGTGCTTTCGTGAAGCTACTGGACTTTCTTCTTTTCACCTACTTTTTATTCATAGCCATTGTTGCACCATTCTTTGATGGCCAAGCTGCTCTTCCTAAACACATGTTTCCGCCCGTGTTTGTTGACCTAAAAACCTGGTACACTCAAGAATATGGTGACTATTTGGTTTCTGAAAAACCCCATTTCTTTGTTGGGTTAATTTGGTTGGAGCTTCTTTTTGCATGGCCTCTCTCTGTCATTACTCTTTCTGGGATTGCTGCTGGAAAATCTTGGGTTAATACTACCTGCTTGGTCTATGGTGTTTCCACTCTCACATCAATG GTGGCGATACTAAGTGAAATGGTGGGTTCCCAGAGAGCGTCGGACAAGTTGCTGATGTTGTACTATCCATTTCTAGGATTTGCTGTTTTAGCAATTTTACGTGGTCTGATACCTCATTCTGGCAAGACTGTGAGCATTGGAAAAAGATCTGCTATAAGCAGGAAGAAGAGGGCTTAA